Proteins found in one Synechococcus sp. MU1643 genomic segment:
- a CDS encoding DUF3611 family protein translates to MPDRLDFQKLSFGVRRMGWIRFWIQVVLGIVVVGVLLFNNIGGSLARNSERAVGLGPGLSLTSLAFLVLLFSLWQGWLIVRTGRAIDSGARPSRGEVARLIKRGLLADLLGLTFATIGYQALAGSLFVQASMQTPGIAIGGRGMADNLAITSLEMLSVLSNTQVLFAHLMGVLFSLWLLQRVYRTN, encoded by the coding sequence ATGCCAGACCGCCTCGATTTCCAGAAGTTGTCGTTCGGCGTGCGTCGGATGGGATGGATCCGCTTCTGGATCCAGGTGGTCCTCGGCATCGTTGTGGTGGGTGTTCTCCTGTTCAACAACATCGGCGGCAGCCTGGCCCGTAATTCCGAACGTGCTGTGGGCCTGGGGCCTGGCCTGTCGCTCACCTCCCTGGCCTTCCTGGTGCTGCTGTTCAGCCTCTGGCAGGGCTGGCTGATCGTCCGTACCGGTCGGGCGATCGATAGTGGCGCCCGTCCCAGTCGGGGAGAGGTGGCGCGGCTGATCAAACGGGGGCTGTTGGCGGATCTCCTGGGTCTCACCTTCGCCACCATCGGCTATCAGGCCCTCGCCGGCAGTCTGTTCGTGCAGGCTTCGATGCAGACCCCAGGCATTGCCATCGGCGGCCGCGGCATGGCCGACAACCTGGCGATCACCTCCCTGGAAATGCTGTCCGTGCTGAGCAACACCCAGGTGCTGTTCGCCCACCTGATGGGGGTGTTGTTCTCCCTTTGGTTGTTGCAGCGGGTTTACCGCACCAATTGA
- the surE gene encoding 5'/3'-nucleotidase SurE encodes MAPLRILISNDDGVFADGIRTLAATAAARGHQVTVVCPDQERSATGHGLTLQTPIRAERADELFAPGVTAWACSGTPADCMKLALFELVKEKPDLVLSGINHGPNLGTDVFCSGTVAAAMEGTLEGIRSLAVSSACFQWRQFQAAADLALEVSEQAIADQWPDNLLLNLNIPPCARQEMGALRWTRLSIRRYDEQFSRREDPRGRAYYWLAGEAVQDLESAGEGPRVWPSDVAQIHANSPSLTPIQPDLFWRGPLGGLPQLKLKDQLVR; translated from the coding sequence ATGGCCCCGCTGCGGATCCTGATCAGCAATGACGATGGGGTCTTCGCAGACGGCATCCGAACACTGGCCGCCACAGCTGCAGCCCGCGGCCATCAGGTGACGGTGGTCTGCCCAGATCAGGAACGGTCTGCCACCGGTCATGGCCTCACCCTGCAGACCCCCATCCGCGCCGAGCGGGCCGACGAATTGTTCGCCCCAGGGGTCACCGCCTGGGCCTGCAGCGGCACCCCCGCCGACTGCATGAAGCTGGCCCTGTTCGAACTGGTGAAGGAGAAGCCGGACTTGGTGCTCTCCGGCATCAATCACGGCCCCAACCTGGGAACAGACGTGTTCTGCTCCGGCACCGTTGCCGCAGCGATGGAGGGCACCCTTGAGGGCATTCGTTCCCTGGCGGTGAGCAGCGCCTGCTTCCAGTGGCGTCAGTTCCAGGCGGCCGCCGACCTTGCCCTGGAAGTGAGTGAACAGGCCATCGCAGACCAGTGGCCCGACAACCTGCTGCTCAACCTCAACATCCCCCCCTGTGCCCGGCAGGAGATGGGAGCACTGCGCTGGACCCGTCTCTCGATCCGGCGATACGACGAGCAATTCAGCCGTCGGGAAGACCCCCGTGGCCGCGCTTACTACTGGTTGGCTGGAGAAGCCGTGCAGGATCTCGAATCAGCCGGGGAAGGCCCGCGGGTTTGGCCCAGTGATGTGGCGCAGATTCATGCCAATTCACCCTCACTTACGCCGATCCAGCCCGACCTGTTCTGGAGGGGGCCCCTCGGCGGACTTCCGCAGCTCAAGCTCAAGGATCAATTGGTGCGGTAA